The segment GTTTTAATAAACTAGATGTATTTCTTTGCACTGAAGTCCTTAGATTGGAGATATCTAATCAGGTCTCGTTTTTCGCAGGGGCAGAAGCATCAAAGAGATCCGATGTCTCTGGTGGTTCAGGACCGTTGATTTCTGACTTTGGATCTGCCGTCTCTTTCTGCGAATCTGGGCTCTCTGGCTTTCGATCTACTGTATCTGGCTTCTGCTCAACATTTTCATCTTCCGACGCACTTCCACTTGACTCCGATTCCGGTTTTACTACGTTCGTCTTTTCTTCTCGTGGCTTTTTTGCGCGCTGTTTCTTCTTGAGCCTCTTTGATCTTTTTTTGGCTGTACGCTCCTCTGCCAATCGTCGGTTGTCATCTATTTTTTGTTGGAATGCGTCGTCTGCAGCCTCGCGAGCGCTTTGATGCTGTATATTTTTTTGGCGGGCATATTCCTTCCTACGTAAATGCCGATAAACATGGAACTCCCCGGATCCAGCTCCAGCACTGCTGCCCATTACGTTTCGCACAAATGTTGGTACCGACGCATTGTAGTCCCGTTCGCGACGTGCCTCTGGTATGATTACTGGCTTCTCCTGGGAATTAAAAACCAATGGTTAGTACGTATACTGAATCAATATTGTTGCACTCACAGGATGCTTCATCAGTTTTTCTAATTTTATCCTCTGCAGATCGGTGGCCGTTTTGACAAATGGTCGCAGTGGCCCTCCATTGCCATCAGAATCGCTGTCCCCGGATCCAGCATCTTTCCTTTTCTTCTTCGGCTTATTTGGCCGCCCGCCTTTtgaaggtggaaattgccaagtcaaagaatagaagatgttggagtactgtttatagctttacatcaatttcgtcgatgaagtcaattagtgtttggtacgcgctgatgtttttttctttttcaaagaatttgtaaatatcattatattttcttagagatgggaagttttgccttgttgtgttgtactttgtacaattgaaaattaaatgcgaggcgttatcgatactatcgcatgtatcacatatgttactaggaactacatgcattttggcgagagtgtgcctatcgaatgcgttaccactaagcagtctgttgattctttttgcgtcaatggctttaagcttagttttatttaggaaccacggtttggatgatgttgaggggaaaagcgagcagtaacctcggtgcttgatactagcaaactcggcgtattctctctcccattctgcttttaagattctgtgtatttcgcacatagcgtctttaaggttccatttaaccactgtgtattttcctcgtctgtgggcttctttggatgctgcgtcaactgaagtgttctgagggatgttagcgtgtccgggaatgtagtgaacctctacagttcttagatgtggattttgttggatcttttctctgattttgtaggcgatagagttatcctgaatgttcttcgccagaatgagggccccgtttctgctgtctgtcaggagcgcgacacgaggaaaattgtacaaaatagcATGGTCTAATGCCTTCTCGATAGCAAGGAGCTCGGCGGACAACGAGGAAAGGGTTTTGTGCGTGTAATAGCTATCTAAAAAACCTGTCCTATCGTGCAGGAAAGCGGCGCTGGAATGCCCATCTGCGACTGACCCATCCGTGTAATAGATTTTAAAACCACCCTTTGTCAGCTGATCCTTCTTTTTCCCGTGGAGCAGCATGATACCTGCCTGGTCTATAGCGTGCTTGTTGGGTGCAGAACCCTTGAAAAATTCTAAGTCGGAGCTAATTTTAGTGCAAAATGAAGCTGTGTTCTCGAAAACCTCAACTCTATCTATTATGCTGCCAAACTCCCGATATGCCTTAGCGTAGCCCGTGTTTAAATCCCTATTTGCTGACACTGTTTCACTTGCTGGGAGATTAAATGCAAACACCTTAACCAACTCTTTCGCCGCCAGGAATCTCATCCTGTAGTCCGGGGGAAGTTCTCCTGCCATGTGATATATGATAGGAACGGGAGTGCAGATTATCAGACCCAGTGACTTTCTGAGGTGATGGTTGCAGTGGGATTTGATTTTGGCCAAGGCAGATTTGGACAGGTTGCAGAATGATGAGCACGCGTACTCTAGCCTACTTCTGACAAATGCCTTGTAAAATATAAGCCCTCTTTTGGGGCTGATACCATAGTGACACCCACTGAGTAATCTGAGAAATGCACAGTTTCTGTTCGATTCCGAGATGGCCAGATCAATGTGACCAGAGGCTGAGTTGTTTGCTGAGATAGTCCTGCCTAGGTATTTGATCTGCTCTACTTGTCTGATCTCAACTCCTTGATGCGAGATATTTAGCGCAGCTCTACGATTGTTGAAGTAAATCACTTTAGACTTCACCGGATTGAATGACAGGTTTAGCCTATTGCATTTTTCTTCGAACTTATCTATACTGTCTTCCAGCACACCTTTCGCAATGGATACGTCtttatgaaaacaaactatgaaaAAGTCATCAGCATACTGAAACAGTAAGCAGTTATGACTGTTAATATCATGTAGTTCGGCTGTGTAAAGGTTAAAAAGGGTTGGGCTGAGACAGCTACCCTGGCTAACACCTCTGTTCACCTCTACCTCGCTTTTGCCCTTTATGAGAATTCGTCTGTTAAGGAAGCTGGAGATCCAAGCCGTGAGGCTTGTATTGAACCGCATATGCC is part of the Drosophila miranda strain MSH22 chromosome Y unlocalized genomic scaffold, D.miranda_PacBio2.1 Contig_Y1_pilon, whole genome shotgun sequence genome and harbors:
- the LOC117190675 gene encoding PRKR-interacting protein 1 homolog; its protein translation is SYKQYSNIFYSLTWQFPPSKGGRPNKPKKKRKDAGSGDSDSDGNGGPLRPFVKTATDLQRIKLEKLMKHPEKPVIIPEARRERDYNASVPTFVRNVMGSSAGAGSGEFHVYRHLRRKEYARQKNIQHQSAREAADDAFQQKIDDNRRLAEERTAKKRSKRLKKKQRAKKPREEKTNVVKPESESSGSASEDENVEQKPDTVDRKPESPDSQKETADPKSEINGPEPPETSDLFDASAPAKNET